One Ricinus communis isolate WT05 ecotype wild-type chromosome 7, ASM1957865v1, whole genome shotgun sequence genomic region harbors:
- the LOC8282595 gene encoding glucan endo-1,3-beta-glucosidase-like isoform X1, whose translation MLIRIQHLFLYPFSIVFLLFVLPSSTAAPIGVCYGRVANNLPPPSSFVKLLNSNGIKNVRIFDADPETLKAFSGSRISLVVGVPNENLRFLADADVKASLDWLQSNIFAHIPPSRVKYIAVGNEVLLKNPFYTRYVVPAMMNLYEALTMLNLESSIKLSSPQAASVLSSSYPPSSAAFVLILNPLLFLFFNFFPIAGHL comes from the exons ATGCTCATCAGAATTCAACATCTCTTTCTCTATCcattttcaattgttttcctcCTCTTCGTTCTCCCGAGTTCGACAG CTGCACCTATTGGAGTATGTTACGGCCGGGTTGCGAACAACCTCCCACCGCCATCCTCGTTTGTGAAACTCCTCAACTCTAATGGCATCAAGAATGTACGCATTTTCGACGCGGATCCGGAAACGCTGAAAGCCTTTTCAGGCAGCAGAATCAGCCTAGTGGTTGGTGTCCCTAATGAAAATCTCCGGTTTCTTGCTGATGCAGACGTTAAAGCCTCTCTTGATTGGCTTCAATCAAATATCTTTGCCCATATTCCTCCTTCCCGAGTTAAGTACATTGCTGTTGGTAATGAAGTCTTGCTTAAAAATCCATTCTACACACGTTATGTAGTTCCTGCAATGATGAATCTTTATGAAGCATTAACAATGCTGAATCTTGAGAGTAGTATTAAGCTATCATCACCTCAAGCTGCTTCAGTTCTGTCTAGTTCGTATCCTCCATCATCAGCCGCTTTCGTCCTTATCTTGAATCCATTATTGTTCctcttcttcaatttctttccGATAGCAGGTCACCTTTGA
- the LOC8282595 gene encoding glucan endo-1,3-beta-glucosidase-like isoform X2: MLIRIQHLFLYPFSIVFLLFVLPSSTAAAPIGVCYGRVANNLPPPSSFVKLLNSNGIKNVRIFDADPETLKAFSGSRISLVVGVPNENLRFLADADVKASLDWLQSNIFAHIPPSRVKYIAVGNEVLLKNPFYTRYVVPAMMNLYEALTMLNLESSIKLSSPQAASVLSSSYPPSSAAFVLILNPLLFLFFNFFPIAGHL; encoded by the exons ATGCTCATCAGAATTCAACATCTCTTTCTCTATCcattttcaattgttttcctcCTCTTCGTTCTCCCGAGTTCGACAG CAGCTGCACCTATTGGAGTATGTTACGGCCGGGTTGCGAACAACCTCCCACCGCCATCCTCGTTTGTGAAACTCCTCAACTCTAATGGCATCAAGAATGTACGCATTTTCGACGCGGATCCGGAAACGCTGAAAGCCTTTTCAGGCAGCAGAATCAGCCTAGTGGTTGGTGTCCCTAATGAAAATCTCCGGTTTCTTGCTGATGCAGACGTTAAAGCCTCTCTTGATTGGCTTCAATCAAATATCTTTGCCCATATTCCTCCTTCCCGAGTTAAGTACATTGCTGTTGGTAATGAAGTCTTGCTTAAAAATCCATTCTACACACGTTATGTAGTTCCTGCAATGATGAATCTTTATGAAGCATTAACAATGCTGAATCTTGAGAGTAGTATTAAGCTATCATCACCTCAAGCTGCTTCAGTTCTGTCTAGTTCGTATCCTCCATCATCAGCCGCTTTCGTCCTTATCTTGAATCCATTATTGTTCctcttcttcaatttctttccGATAGCAGGTCACCTTTGA
- the LOC8282596 gene encoding uncharacterized protein LOC8282596 isoform X1, with protein MSIQPQQVQPQPQEQQPVDVYPNTVMGQPPPAAFHHSHSNGSFGTVFIVLAVIIVISAIACCLGRFCNKRKGQAQGQGHGQGQGQGKKQNKKQTNKHSQPNPNFRPKERGEKGREREGDLEFGFEKGFPIGKPAGGNGDGRGQKPSDQNGHHMNGINGHMKGESYSVDHDGQLKHGP; from the coding sequence ATGTCTATACAACCCCAACAAGTACAACCACAACCGCAAGAACAACAGCCTGTTGATGTTTATCCAAACACCGTTATGGGGCAGCCGCCACCGGCAGCTTTTCATCACTCTCACTCAAACGGATCATTTGGTACTGTATTTATAGTTCTTGCTGTGATTATTGTAATATCAGCTATTGCTTGCTGCCTTGGCAGGTTTTGCAATAAGCGCAAAGGTCAGGCTCAAGGTCAAGGCCATGGTCAAGGTCAAGGTCAAGGCaagaaacaaaacaagaagCAAACCAATAAGCACAGCCAaccaaaccctaatttcaGACCCAAAGAAAGGGGTGAGAAAGGTAGAGAAAGAGAAGGGGATCTTGAATTTGGGTTTGAGAAAGGATTTCCAATAGGCAAGCCTGCAGGTGGAAATGGAGATGGTAGAGGACAGAAGCCCTCTGATCAAAATGGTCATCATATGAATGGGATCAATGGTCACATGAAAGGTGAAAGCTATAGTGTTGATCATGATGGGCAGCTAAAGCATGGTCCATAA
- the LOC8282592 gene encoding uncharacterized protein LOC8282592: protein MSEADVKRTAMGTPNSMRNGRRKAFDPSDLVQLPNKLQNCLKSQFRKLAKDNEGATSVTMEGGSFDAVKIDLDRQLQTWRENPSWIDQPPEIKVSVPKGSLCNLNVKFNVGLPPDAVYNIVTDPDNRRVFKNIKEVISREVLLDEGHRQVVELEQAAIWKFLWWSGTISVHVLVDQNRKDLTMKFKQVKTGFMKQFEGCWRVEPVFIDQDICYPFKPKTWADYCWCTGGKGRIGSKVSLEQLIQPALVPPPPISWYLRGITTRTTEMIANDLLAEAARIRGDFNNNADSETSQNSYRIDKSSDIKERWAHHRRIAKRHHRRLFTAELPN from the exons ATGAGTGAGGCAGATGTGAAAAGAACAGCCATGGGAACTCCCAATAGCATGAGAAATGGAAGGCGCAAGGCATTTGATCCCTCTGATCTTGTGCAGCTACCAAACAAGCTTCAAAATTGTTTAAAG TCGCAGTTCAGGAAATTAGCAAAAGATAATGAAGGAGCAACCTCAGTGACAATGGAAGGAGGATCATTTGATGCTGTAAAGATTGATCTGGATAGGCAACTTCAAACTTGGAGAGAAAATCCTTCCTGGATTGATCAGCCTCCAGAAATAAAG GTCAGTGTACCAAAAGGTTCTCTCTGCAACCTAAATGTGAAATTCAATGTTGGGTTGCCTCCAGACGCAGTGTACAATATTGTTACTGACCCTGATAATCGCAGAGTTTTCAAAAACATCAAA GAAGTGATATCTAGGGAAGTTCTGCTTGATGAAGGTCATAGGCAGGTGGTTGAATTGGAACAAGCAGCTATTTGGAAATTCCTGTGGTGGTCAGGGACCATTTCAGTGCATGTCTTAGTTGATCAAAACAGAAAAGATTTGACA ATGAAATTCAAGCAAGTGAAAACCGGGTTCATGAAACAATTTGAAGGATGCTGGAGAGTAGAGCCTGTGTTTATTGATCAAGATATATGCTATCCATTCAAACCTAAAACATGGGCAGACTATTGCTGGTGTACTGGAGGCAAAGGAAGGATAGGATCAAAGGTGAGCTTGGAGCAGTTAATCCAGCCAGCATTAGTTCCACCACCACCCATTTCCTGGTATTTGCGAGGAATCACTACTAGGACCACTGAAATGATTGCAAATGATTTGCTTGCTGAGGCTGCCAGAATCAGGGgagattttaataataacGCAGATTCTGAAACATCTCAAAACTCGTACAGAATTGACAAATCATCTGACATTAAAGAGAGATGGGCCCATCACCGGAGAATCGCAAAGAGACATCATAGGAGGCTGTTCACTGCTGAATTACCTAATTAA
- the LOC8282593 gene encoding LOW QUALITY PROTEIN: uncharacterized protein LOC8282593 (The sequence of the model RefSeq protein was modified relative to this genomic sequence to represent the inferred CDS: substituted 1 base at 1 genomic stop codon), producing MAEMVNGDYHDFVSLLSSSDRDYLIRNNGDQVEIDSLKGKKLGLYFSASWCGPCQRFTPTLVEVYNELAPKGDFEIVFITADEDDESFEEYFSKMPWLAIPFSDSDKRDRLDEIFKVQGIPHFVILDENGKVSSESGVEIIQEYGVQCYPFTAERIKVLKGQEEEARRNQSLRSILVFGSRDYVIASDGKKVSVSELEGKTVGLYFSLSSYTSCVDFTSTLAEVYEKLKAKGENFEIVFISLDDEEETFQQSLANMPWLAFPFNDKGCEKLVRYFELSTVPTLVVIGPDGKTLHSNVAEAIEEHGVQAYPFTPEKFAELAEMEKAREAAQTLESVLVSGDQNFVIGRDGAKIPVTDLVGKNILLYFSAHWCPPCRAFLPKLVEAYHEIKTKDDAFEVIFISSDRDQASFDEFFSGMPWLALPFGDVRKASLSRKFKVQGIPMLIALGPTGRTITKEARSLVTLHGADAYPFTEEHLKEIEAKYEDMAKGWPEKVNHALHEEHELVLSRRMNFICDGCNEGGNIWSFHCEECDFDLHPKCALKEGKETRDGGKEDENGEAVSKEGWICDGEVCYKVHGLKFFDQPLFSTCHSIILYLLKQRKTRELQRRRKKMADDPVIDVSHDLLSLLSSDDRDFLIRSNGDQVKISNLVGKIVGLYFSGSWCGPCRHFTPNLVQVYEELSLKGDFEVVFISSDRDAESFDAYFSKMPWLAIPFSDQETCKHLKDLFKVRGIPNLVFLDADGKVSCDQGVRFIREYGAEGYPFTPERVEYFRQEEENAKKNQTLSSILVSSSRDFLISKDGTKIPVSELEGKMVGLYFSVHSHRLCLDFTPRLEEVYKKLKEKGEKFEVVLISMDYDENNFKQGLETMPWLALPFEDKSRERLARYFELSALPTLVIIGEDGKTLNKNVAELIEGHGIQAYPFTPEKLVELAEIEKARLEAQTLESVLVHGDKDFVIEESGSKVPVSELVGKNILLYFSAKWCPPCRAFLPKLIEAYHEIKAKDNAFEIIFISSDRDQSSFDEFYTEMPWLALPFGDDRKTILQRKFKIKGIPAAIAISPTGKTLTKEAREHITAYGADAYPFNEDHLKQLNDKQEEIAKGWPEKVRHELHPEHELVRMKRNGYGCDGCKEAGSGWSFYCKKCDFDLHPKCALKKEENGEKVKKXEICDGDVS from the exons ATGGCCGAGATGGTTAATGGTGATTATCATGATTTTGTCTCTCTTCTTTCGTCTTCTGACAGGGATTACCTCATACGAAACAATGGTGATCAG GTAGAGATTGACAGCTTGAAGGGGAAGAAGCTTGGGTTATACTTTTCAGCATCATGGTGTGGCCCGTGTCAGCGTTTTACTCCGACATTAGTGGAGGTTTACAATGAACTTGCTCCAAAAGGTGACTTCGAGATTGTTTTTATAACAGCCGACGAAGATGATGAATCTTTCGAAGAGTATTTTTCGAAGATGCCATGGCTGGCAATCCCTTTTTCTGATTCAGATAAGCGTGATCGCTTGGATGAGATTTTTAAAGTCCAGGGGATACCCCATTTTGTGATCCTTGATGAAAACGGGAAAGTTTCGAGTGAAAGTGGTGTTGAGATCATTCAGGAGTACGGAGTCCAATGTTATCCTTTTACTGCTGAAAGGATCAAAGTATTAAAAggtcaagaagaagaagctagAAGAAATCAATCTTTGAGGTCTATCTTGGTCTTTGGTTCTCGTGACTATGTAATTGCATCTGATGGGAAGAAG GTATCGGTTTCTGAACTTGAAGGGAAAACAGTAGGACTCTACTTCTCTTTATCTTCGTACACATCTTGTgttgatttcacttctacaCTTGCTGAAGTTTATGAGAAATTGAAGGCAAAGGGAGAGAACTTTGAGATTGTCTTTATATCacttgatgatgaagaagaaacttTCCAGCAATCCTTAGCAAACATGCCTTGGTTAGCCTTTCCTTTCAATGACAAGGGTTGTGAGAAGTTGGTCCGGTACTTTGAGCTCTCAACTGTGCCCACTCTGGTTGTTATCGGACCAGATGGAAAAACTCTCCATTCTAATGTTGCTGAAGCGATTGAAGAACATGGAGTCCAAGCATATCCTTTCACCCCTGAAAAGTTTGCGGAGCTTGCAGAGATGGAGAAAGCAAGAGAAGCAGCTCAAACTCTGGAATCTGTTTTGGTATCAGGGGACCAGAATTTTGTCATTGGGAGAGATGGAGCCAAG ATTCCAGTCACTGATCTAGTTGGGAAGAACATCCTGCTATATTTTTCTGCACATTGGTGTCCTCCATGTCGTGCCTTTCTGCCTAAACTAGTCGAAGCATACCATGAGATCAAGACTAAGGATGATGCATTTGAAGTGATTTTCATCTCTAGTGACAGGGACCAAGCTTCTTTTGATGAATTCTTTTCAGGAATGCCATGGTTGGCACTTCCCTTTGGAGATGTGAGGAAAGCATCATTGAGTCGCAAATTCAAGGTCCAGGGTATACCTATGCTCATAGCTCTTGGACCAACTGGCCGAACTATCACCAAAGAAGCTAGAAGTCTTGTTACACTTCATGGTGCTGATGCTTATCCGTTCACGGAGGAGCATTTGAAGGAGATAGAAGCAAAATATGAGGACATGGCAAAGGGGTGGCCTGAGAAGGTGAATCATGCACTTCACGAGGAGCATGAGCTAGTGCTTTCTCGTCGAATGAACTTTATATGTGATGGGTGTAATGAAGGAGGAAATATATGGTCATTCCACTGTGAAGAGTGTGACTTTGATCTTCATCCAAAATGTGCTTTGAAAGAAGGCAAAGAAACCAGAGATGGTGGAAAGGAGGACGAAAATGGTGAAGCAGTTTCTAAAGAGGGATGGATTTGTGATGGGGAGGTCTGTTATAAA GTTCATGGTTTGAAATTCTTTGATCAGCCTCTGTTCTCAACCTGCCACTCAATTATTCT atatcTGCTT aaacaaagaaaaacaagagagttgcagagaagaaggaagaaaatggCTGATGACCCTGTTATTGATGTTTCCCATGATCTCTTGTCACTCCTCTCCTCAGATGACAGGGATTTTCTGATCCGCAGCAACGGTGATcag GTTAAGATCAGCAACTTGGTTGGAAAGATTGTGGGATTATATTTCTCAGGATCATGGTGTGGGCCATGTCGACATTTCACCCCAAACTTGGTGCAAGTCTACGAAGAGCTCTCACTGAAAGGCGACTTTGAAGTAGTCTTCATTTCCTCTGATAGAGATGCTGAGTCTTTCGATGCTTACTTCTCCAAGATGCCATGGCTTGCTATTCCATTTTCTGATCAGGAAACCTGCAAACACCTCAAGGACTTGTTTAAAGTGAGAGGAATTCCTAACCTTGTGTTTCTTGATGCTGATGGGAAGGTCTCTTGTGATCAAGGTGTGAGATTCATCAGGGAGTATGGAGCAGAGGGGTATCCTTTTACTCCAGAAAGAGTCGAGTACTTTAGACAGGAAGAAGAGAATGCTAAGAAGAATCAAACCTTGAGCTCTATCTTGGTTTCAAGCTCGCGCGATTTTCTGATTTCAAAAGATGGAACTAAG ATCCCCGTGTCTGAGCTTGAAGGGAAAATGGTAGGTTTATATTTCTCGGTGCATTCTCACAGGTTGTGCCTTGATTTTACTCCCAGACTTGAGGAGGTGTATAAAAAGCTCAAGGAAAAAGGGGAGAAGTTTGAGGTAGTGCTGATATCTATGGATTATGATGAGAATAACTTCAAACAAGGTCTTGAAACAATGCCTTGGTTAGCGTTGCCATTTGAGGACAAGAGCCGTGAGAGATTAGCACGCTACTTTGAGCTCAGTGCATTGCCTACTCTGGTCATAATTGGGGAAGATGGGAAGACTTTGAATAAAAATGTAGCTGAACTTATTGAAGGTCATGGTATTCAAGCCTACCCATTTACACCAGAGAAGCTTGTTGAGCTTGCTGAGATCGAGAAGGCAAGACTTGAAGCACAGACACTGGAGTCTGTGTTGGTTCATGGGGATAAAGATTTCGTAATCGAAGAGAGCGGTTCCAAG GTTCCAGTGTCCGAATTAGTCGGAAAGAACATTCTCCTGTATTTCTCAGCTAAATGGTGCCCACCCTGTCGTGCATTTTTACCCAAGCTGATCGAAGCATACCATGAGATCAAGGCCAAAGACAATGCATTTGAGATAATCTTCATCTCAAGTGATCGCGACCAATCCTCATTCGACGAATTCTACACGGAAATGCCTTGGCTAGCACTTCCATTCGGTGATGACAGGAAAACAATCCTGCAACGGAAGTTCAAAATAAAGGGCATCCCTGCAGCAATAGCAATCAGTCCAACTGGCAAGACACTAACCAAAGAAGCTAGAGAACACATAACAGCTTACGGTGCGGATGCTTATCCATTCAATGAAGATCATCTGAAACAGCTAAACGATAAACAGGAAGAAATAGCAAAGGGGTGGCCTGAGAAAGTGAGGCACGAACTTCATCCGGAACACGAGCTTGTACGCATGAAACGAAATGGATATGGCTGTGATGGATGCAAGGAGGCGGGGAGTGGTTGGTCCTTCTATTGCAAGAAATGTGACTTTGATCTCCACCCGAAGTGTGCTttaaagaaagaggaaaatgGCGAAAAGGTCAAGAAGTGAGAGATCTGCGATGGAGATGTGTCGTAA
- the LOC125370654 gene encoding glucan endo-1,3-beta-glucosidase, acidic-like, with translation MHDGELTYASLFDASIDSFIYAMDKEGFPGIKVVVTETGWPTDGGEGASIKNAFVYNKEVVKKVMDNVGTPKWPNEEIETYLFDIFDENMKIGNEYEKHFGIFGLDGNNVYNLTFH, from the coding sequence ATGCATGACGGCGAGTTAACATATGCTAGTCTTTTTGATGCAAGTattgattcatttatatatgcaATGGATAAAGAAGGGTTCCCCGGAATCAAGGTTGTCGTGACGGAGACTGGGTGGCCGACGGACGGTGGAGAAGGGGCGAGTATCAAGAATGCATTTGTGTATAATAAAGAGGTGGTGAAGAAGGTAATGGATAATGTTGGAACACCAAAATGGCCTAATGAGGAGATAGAGACATActtgtttgatatttttgatGAGAACATGAAAATAGGAAACGAGTATGAGAAGCATTTTGGGATTTTTGGGCTTGACGGTAACAATGTTTATAATCTTACTTTCCATTGA
- the LOC8282596 gene encoding uncharacterized protein LOC8282596 isoform X2, protein MSIQPQQVQPQPQEQQPVDVYPNTVMGQPPPAAFHHSHSNGSFAIACCLGRFCNKRKGQAQGQGHGQGQGQGKKQNKKQTNKHSQPNPNFRPKERGEKGREREGDLEFGFEKGFPIGKPAGGNGDGRGQKPSDQNGHHMNGINGHMKGESYSVDHDGQLKHGP, encoded by the exons ATGTCTATACAACCCCAACAAGTACAACCACAACCGCAAGAACAACAGCCTGTTGATGTTTATCCAAACACCGTTATGGGGCAGCCGCCACCGGCAGCTTTTCATCACTCTCACTCAAACGGATCATTTG CTATTGCTTGCTGCCTTGGCAGGTTTTGCAATAAGCGCAAAGGTCAGGCTCAAGGTCAAGGCCATGGTCAAGGTCAAGGTCAAGGCaagaaacaaaacaagaagCAAACCAATAAGCACAGCCAaccaaaccctaatttcaGACCCAAAGAAAGGGGTGAGAAAGGTAGAGAAAGAGAAGGGGATCTTGAATTTGGGTTTGAGAAAGGATTTCCAATAGGCAAGCCTGCAGGTGGAAATGGAGATGGTAGAGGACAGAAGCCCTCTGATCAAAATGGTCATCATATGAATGGGATCAATGGTCACATGAAAGGTGAAAGCTATAGTGTTGATCATGATGGGCAGCTAAAGCATGGTCCATAA